Proteins encoded in a region of the Deefgea piscis genome:
- the upp gene encoding uracil phosphoribosyltransferase, translating to MQITVVNHPLVQHKLALMREADVSTNKFRLLTEELARLLAYEATRDLPLEDVTINGWCGEVAVKKIKGKKLTVVPILRAGLGMLNGVLDLVPSAKISVVGLARDEETLQPVPYFEKFVGDLEDRLALIIDPMLATGGSLVATIDMLKRNGCKEIVAIVMVAAPEGVKLVNEQHPDVQIVTASLDSHLNEQGYIIPGLGDAGDKIFGTIHK from the coding sequence ATGCAGATTACTGTCGTTAATCACCCATTGGTTCAACATAAATTGGCTTTAATGCGCGAAGCTGATGTTTCGACCAATAAATTTCGTTTGCTGACTGAAGAGTTGGCGCGTTTGCTGGCTTACGAAGCCACGCGTGATTTACCACTCGAAGACGTGACGATTAATGGCTGGTGCGGTGAAGTGGCCGTCAAAAAAATCAAAGGCAAGAAACTCACCGTGGTACCTATTTTGCGCGCGGGTTTGGGCATGCTCAATGGCGTGCTCGATTTAGTGCCTTCGGCCAAAATCAGCGTAGTGGGTTTGGCGCGCGATGAAGAAACTTTGCAGCCAGTACCTTATTTTGAGAAATTCGTTGGCGATTTAGAAGATCGTTTAGCTTTGATTATCGATCCAATGCTGGCGACTGGCGGCTCTTTGGTGGCAACGATCGATATGCTCAAACGCAATGGCTGCAAAGAAATCGTCGCCATCGTGATGGTGGCTGCGCCAGAGGGTGTCAAATTGGTCAATGAACAACACCCGGATGTGCAGATTGTTACTGCATCACTCGACTCGCATCTGAATGAGCAAGGCTATATCATTCCGGGCTTGGGCGACGCTGGCGACAAGATTTTCGGTACAATTCATAAGTAA
- the gspK gene encoding type II secretion system minor pseudopilin GspK — MKCKINPSRPALRQAGVAIIAALMVAALVASIAGLLMVRQQRALQQLEIRKDTAEARAATWSVLQLVRLTLRDDARAGQPDHLRKPWAVPIPEIKIENGAMSGRLIELNGRFNLGNLIDQNGQPIPAAWAAYQRLLANLGLPSNLADNLRQYQVQHAVPQGEKKIWLPLIDPNELANVAGYTPEVMRQLEPSIVTLPVATALNVNFASPEVLAAWLPKLTVSAAEQALSKRRSQYFNSPADLIAHLPKEAQADIADQLLTVKSQYFWADMGARFGNVLMQHRALLDRSKNDMPVVLSVRRMY; from the coding sequence ATGAAGTGCAAAATCAATCCAAGCCGGCCAGCGTTGCGCCAAGCTGGCGTTGCCATTATCGCCGCCTTGATGGTCGCGGCTTTAGTCGCTTCTATCGCGGGCTTATTGATGGTGCGTCAGCAACGGGCGCTACAGCAATTAGAAATCCGTAAAGACACGGCGGAGGCGCGTGCGGCGACATGGTCGGTGCTGCAATTAGTGCGTCTCACCTTGCGGGACGATGCTCGAGCTGGCCAGCCCGATCATTTACGTAAGCCGTGGGCTGTGCCGATTCCCGAAATTAAAATCGAAAATGGTGCCATGAGCGGGCGTTTGATTGAGCTTAATGGCCGCTTTAATTTAGGTAATTTAATCGATCAAAACGGCCAGCCGATTCCTGCCGCATGGGCCGCTTATCAGCGTTTATTGGCCAATTTAGGGTTACCGAGCAATTTGGCGGACAACTTGCGGCAATATCAGGTGCAGCATGCAGTGCCGCAGGGCGAGAAAAAAATCTGGCTGCCGCTGATTGATCCCAACGAATTGGCAAATGTGGCGGGCTATACGCCCGAGGTCATGCGCCAGCTTGAGCCCAGTATTGTCACCTTGCCCGTGGCAACCGCACTCAATGTGAATTTTGCTTCGCCCGAAGTGCTGGCAGCTTGGCTGCCGAAACTCACCGTATCTGCTGCTGAGCAAGCCTTATCAAAGCGTAGAAGCCAATACTTCAATAGTCCGGCCGATTTAATCGCCCATTTACCTAAGGAGGCGCAAGCTGATATAGCTGATCAGCTACTTACGGTGAAAAGCCAGTATTTTTGGGCTGATATGGGCGCTCGCTTTGGAAACGTCTTAATGCAGCACCGCGCATTATTGGATCGCTCAAAAAATGATATGCCCGTGGTCTTGTCAGTTCGGCGAATGTATTGA
- the gspJ gene encoding type II secretion system minor pseudopilin GspJ — MLREWIKPMSRGFTLLEVLVALAVFAIMSLITYRGVSMVIDTRSAVVSETQYWRELTLAFERMESDLSQIAPRPWRDAAGQLNPPLRSVSRSEAPVGLEFIRFDGDRAPLHGIYECQDQALNLKLYPRADLQAGDEAVTHQLLAQLTRCELDFLDAKNQWRSQWTEASERPRAIRIRLAFAQRVGDFERIFLLP, encoded by the coding sequence ATGCTGCGCGAGTGGATTAAGCCGATGTCGCGTGGATTTACTTTGCTTGAGGTGTTGGTGGCACTGGCGGTGTTTGCGATCATGAGTTTGATCACCTATCGCGGTGTTAGTATGGTGATTGATACGCGCAGCGCCGTGGTCAGCGAAACGCAGTACTGGCGCGAGCTCACCTTGGCTTTTGAGCGAATGGAAAGCGATTTAAGCCAAATCGCGCCAAGGCCCTGGCGCGATGCGGCGGGACAGCTTAATCCGCCGCTGCGTAGCGTAAGCCGTAGTGAAGCGCCGGTGGGTTTGGAATTTATTCGTTTTGATGGCGATCGAGCGCCATTGCATGGGATTTATGAGTGCCAAGATCAAGCGCTCAATCTGAAGCTTTACCCTCGCGCGGATTTGCAAGCGGGTGATGAGGCGGTAACGCATCAGCTGCTTGCGCAATTAACGCGCTGTGAGCTTGATTTTCTCGACGCCAAAAATCAGTGGCGTTCGCAATGGACTGAGGCCAGTGAGCGGCCTCGGGCGATCCGCATTCGGCTCGCCTTTGCGCAGCGCGTAGGCGATTTTGAACGGATTTTTTTACTGCCATGA
- the gspI gene encoding type II secretion system minor pseudopilin GspI: MARRSWGFTLVEVLVALAVLGITLAAAAKLVMGSTDTLITYRTRTLASWVASNLVNQHLAMRVFPETGSTQGQVQQGGEAFIYRMNVSPTPNYSFRRIELLVSVPSDPEHALAQQVFYAARVD; this comes from the coding sequence ATGGCGCGCCGATCTTGGGGATTTACTTTGGTTGAAGTGCTGGTGGCGCTGGCGGTGCTGGGCATTACTTTGGCGGCCGCGGCTAAATTGGTGATGGGCTCAACCGACACCTTAATTACCTATCGCACGCGCACATTGGCCAGTTGGGTGGCGAGTAATTTGGTCAATCAGCATTTGGCGATGCGGGTATTTCCAGAAACCGGTTCTACACAAGGGCAAGTGCAGCAAGGCGGGGAAGCGTTTATTTATCGGATGAACGTGAGCCCAACGCCTAATTATAGTTTTCGCCGGATTGAGCTATTAGTTTCGGTGCCGAGTGACCCTGAGCATGCTTTGGCGCAGCAGGTGTTTTATGCTGCGCGAGTGGATTAA
- a CDS encoding GspH/FimT family pseudopilin produces MVKKSISSPLQSGFTLLEILVVTAIILIVTSVTVFHFNRGDGAQAAAERLVLQFEAARDEALASGHALAWTSDGAAYQFWFKNPRQEWEVLKDREGLRALPWAEEVQVRGQKINQQNRPLGDKIIFPADGVIESFELELQGRDTQWQITGDVMGRFKVQAVAAQ; encoded by the coding sequence ATGGTTAAAAAAAGTATTTCGTCGCCATTGCAGTCCGGATTTACGCTGCTCGAAATCCTCGTGGTGACGGCGATTATTTTGATTGTCACCAGTGTGACGGTGTTTCATTTTAATCGGGGTGATGGCGCACAAGCGGCGGCGGAGCGCTTGGTGCTGCAATTTGAAGCGGCGCGCGATGAGGCTTTGGCCAGTGGCCATGCTTTGGCATGGACTAGCGATGGTGCTGCATATCAGTTTTGGTTTAAAAATCCGCGCCAAGAGTGGGAAGTATTAAAAGATCGTGAGGGTTTACGTGCTTTGCCGTGGGCGGAAGAGGTGCAGGTTCGCGGGCAAAAAATCAATCAGCAAAATCGTCCTTTGGGTGACAAGATTATTTTCCCCGCCGATGGGGTAATTGAATCTTTTGAACTTGAGCTACAGGGGCGAGATACACAATGGCAAATTACAGGCGATGTGATGGGGCGGTTTAAAGTTCAAGCGGTAGCGGCGCAGTGA
- the gspG gene encoding type II secretion system major pseudopilin GspG encodes MKASRGFTLIEILVVVSILAILGALIVPKIMDRPNEARIVAAKQDVSSIMAALKLYKLDNGRLPTTEQGLKALVQKPTTDPVPMNWKSGGYLEKTPKDPWGQDYVYLNPGVHGEIDVLSYGPEGQAGADKPENLIGSWQ; translated from the coding sequence ATGAAAGCAAGTCGTGGTTTTACTTTAATTGAGATTTTAGTAGTGGTTTCGATCTTGGCGATTTTGGGGGCACTGATTGTGCCCAAAATTATGGATAGACCCAACGAAGCGCGAATTGTCGCGGCCAAGCAAGATGTGTCGTCGATTATGGCGGCGCTTAAATTATATAAATTAGACAACGGTCGCCTGCCGACCACTGAACAAGGCCTCAAAGCCTTGGTACAAAAACCAACGACTGATCCGGTGCCGATGAACTGGAAATCTGGCGGTTACCTCGAGAAAACCCCGAAAGATCCATGGGGTCAAGATTATGTGTATTTAAATCCCGGTGTTCACGGTGAAATTGACGTTTTGAGTTATGGTCCAGAAGGCCAAGCGGGGGCGGATAAGCCCGAGAATTTAATCGGCTCATGGCAATAA
- a CDS encoding GNAT family N-acetyltransferase produces MADIEAINAVHAGPKAYAGTLDLPYGNPTKWQKMLSDLPPNSVSLVALREGQLLGHLMLGIDPHPRRRHIAWFGIWVRDDVQGQGIGQQLLAAAIDLADNWQNIHRLEITVYVDNVAAIALYRKFGFEVEGEGKDYAFRDGRYVNAYYMARIRRQPL; encoded by the coding sequence ATGGCCGATATAGAAGCGATTAATGCCGTGCATGCGGGGCCCAAAGCGTATGCGGGGACGCTGGACTTGCCGTATGGCAATCCCACGAAATGGCAAAAAATGTTGAGTGACTTACCCCCGAATTCGGTGAGTTTGGTTGCACTGCGGGAAGGGCAATTACTCGGGCATTTGATGCTGGGGATCGATCCGCATCCTCGTCGGCGACATATTGCTTGGTTTGGTATTTGGGTTCGCGATGATGTGCAAGGGCAGGGCATTGGTCAACAGCTGCTCGCCGCCGCCATTGATTTAGCTGATAACTGGCAAAATATTCACCGCCTAGAAATTACGGTGTATGTCGATAACGTGGCGGCGATTGCTTTATATCGCAAATTTGGATTTGAAGTTGAAGGAGAGGGCAAAGACTATGCTTTTCGCGATGGTCGTTATGTGAACGCCTATTACATGGCAAGAATTCGACGCCAGCCGCTTTAG
- the gspF gene encoding type II secretion system inner membrane protein GspF produces the protein MTAFIYQALPIVGGKERRGQIDADSPRHARSLLREQGLLATQLQPAQNIEQQAARLSLSSQQLSTLTRQFSALLDAGLTIDELLIVLAEQTEHRKTQQVLAGLRQDVMAGMPLSQGMAQFPRVFPMLYRTLVKAGEESGKLAGVMQRLADYLEARGDLNSKIAIAFIYPAVVMLVSALVILGMLTWVVPQMVQVFESAKQTLPLLTRALLWTSAVIQSIGGWVLLAVILASVAAFYALKKPELKLRFHVWRLTWPLLGYLDRLANTARFASTLAILSGSGVPLLKSLDAAEGVMSNLKLQSAVAEVAAQVREGVSLARAMKTAAVFPPLLLHLVASGEATGRLALMLDRAATEQSKELDRKVTAFTSLLGPVMVLVMGAVVMMIVMAILLPVFEMNQLVK, from the coding sequence GTGACTGCATTTATTTATCAAGCGCTGCCGATTGTGGGCGGCAAAGAACGTCGAGGGCAAATTGATGCCGATTCGCCGCGCCATGCCCGCAGTCTTTTGCGCGAGCAGGGCTTGTTGGCCACGCAGTTGCAGCCAGCGCAAAATATCGAACAACAAGCCGCACGTTTAAGCCTATCGAGCCAGCAATTATCCACACTGACACGGCAGTTTTCAGCGCTGCTCGATGCCGGCCTGACCATTGACGAGCTGTTGATTGTATTGGCCGAGCAAACCGAGCATCGCAAAACGCAGCAAGTGCTGGCGGGTTTACGGCAAGACGTGATGGCTGGGATGCCGCTGTCGCAAGGTATGGCGCAATTTCCACGGGTTTTTCCGATGCTATACCGCACGCTAGTTAAAGCCGGTGAAGAATCGGGCAAGCTCGCTGGCGTGATGCAGCGCTTGGCCGATTACCTAGAGGCGCGTGGCGACTTAAATAGCAAAATTGCGATTGCGTTTATTTATCCTGCCGTGGTGATGCTGGTCTCGGCCTTGGTGATTTTAGGCATGCTCACTTGGGTGGTGCCGCAAATGGTGCAAGTGTTTGAGTCGGCCAAACAAACCCTGCCGCTACTCACTCGAGCGCTGCTCTGGACGAGTGCGGTGATTCAAAGCATCGGCGGCTGGGTGTTGCTGGCTGTGATTTTGGCCAGTGTGGCGGCGTTTTATGCGCTTAAAAAACCCGAGTTGAAATTACGCTTTCATGTTTGGCGTTTAACATGGCCGCTATTGGGCTATTTAGATCGCCTGGCCAATACCGCCCGTTTTGCCAGTACCTTGGCGATTTTATCCGGTAGTGGCGTGCCTTTATTAAAGTCACTCGATGCTGCCGAAGGCGTGATGAGCAACCTCAAACTGCAAAGCGCGGTGGCCGAGGTGGCTGCTCAAGTGCGTGAAGGTGTGAGTTTGGCTCGAGCGATGAAAACTGCCGCAGTGTTTCCGCCGTTATTGCTGCATTTGGTCGCCAGCGGCGAAGCGACCGGACGTTTGGCGCTAATGCTCGATCGTGCCGCTACCGAGCAAAGTAAAGAGCTCGACCGTAAAGTCACCGCGTTTACCAGCTTACTTGGCCCTGTGATGGTGTTAGTGATGGGCGCCGTGGTGATGATGATAGTGATGGCGATCTTGTTGCCGGTGTTTGAGATGAATCAGTTGGTGAAATAG